In one Corythoichthys intestinalis isolate RoL2023-P3 chromosome 16, ASM3026506v1, whole genome shotgun sequence genomic region, the following are encoded:
- the nupr1b gene encoding nuclear protein 1b: protein MSHVDVNNLKPSNFEEQYYDQYEYYNLSDKYTEGASRKGRTKKEASENTNRHNPAGHERKIAEKLQNSEKKKLKE from the exons ATGAGTCACGTCGACGTCAACAACTTGAAGCCCAGCAACTTCGAGGAGCAGTACTATGACCAATACGAGTACTACAACCTCAGCGACAAGTACACAG AGGGGGCTTCGCGCAAGGGCCGTACCAAGAAGGAGGCCAGCGAAAACACCAACAGGCACAATCCTGCCGGACATGAGCGCAAGATCgctgaaaaactccaaaacagcGAAAAGAAGAAGCTCAAAGAGTGA
- the sgf29 gene encoding SAGA-associated factor 29 has translation MSADTKIAELLTELHQLIKHTQEERSRSEHNLLNIHKTHERMQTENKTSPYYRTKLRGLYTTAKADAEAECGILRRALDKIAEIKSLLEERRIAAKMAGVYSDSDPPRKTMRRGVLMTLLQQSAMTLPLWIGKPGESPPPLCGATPASGDYVAKQGDKVAARVKAVDGDEQWILAEVVSYSHATNKYEVDDIDEEGKERHTLSRRRIIPLPQWKANPETDPEALFGKDQLVLALYPQTTCFYRALIHAPPHRPQDDYSVLFEDTSYADGYSPPLNVAQRYVVACKENKKK, from the exons ATGTCGGCGGATACCAAGATCGCTGAGCTGCTCACCGAACTCCACCAGCTCATCAAACACACACAG GAAGAGCGGTCGCGGAGTGAACACAACTTGCTCAATATCCACAAAACTCACGAGAGGATGCAGACAGAGAACAAAA CGTCGCCGTACTACCGCACCAAGCTGAGAGGACTGTACACCACTGCAAAGGCCGACGCTGAAGCAGAATGCGG GATCCTCCGTCGCGCTTTGGACAAAATCGCTGAGATCAAGTCCTTATTGGAGGAGCGAAGAATCG CCGCAAAGATGGCAGGAGTTTACAGCGACAGCGACCCGCCCAGGAAGACCATGCGTCGCGGCGTCCTCATGACGCTTCTCCAACAGTCGGCCATGACGCTTCCGCTGTGGATCGGCAAGCCAGGCGAGAG CCCACCGCCTCTGTGCGGGGCCACACCTGCAAGCGGCGACTACGTGGCAAAGCAGGGGGACAAGGTGGCGGCCAGGGTGAAGGCAGTGGATGGGGACGAGCAGTGGATCTTGGCTGAGGTGGTCAGCTACAGCCATGCAACTAACAA GTACGAGGTGGACGACATCGACGAAGAGGGCAAGGA GCGCCATACGCTGAGCAGACGTCGTATAATCCCGCTACCGCAGTGGAAGGCCAACCCTGAGACGGATCCCGAGGCACTCTTTGGAAAAGACCAGCTGGTGCTCGCCCTCTACCCGCAAACCACATGTTTCTACCGCGCTCTTATACACGCTCCACCGCATAGG CCCCAGGACGACTACTCGGTGCTGTTCGAGGATACCTCATACGCCGACGGCTACTCGCCGCCGCTCAATGTGGCGCAACGATACGTCGTCGCCTGCAAAGAGAacaaaaagaagtaa
- the spns1 gene encoding protein spinster homolog 1, which produces MSADEPSSDAAPFLSDDSEVEAEEEAQRAGAPEEVEPSSGVAPVRALLTVFILCFVNLLNYMDRFTVAGVLPDIESYFGIDDSKSGLLQTVFICSYMFLAPLFGYLGDRYNRKLIMSGGIAFWSLVTLASSYTPKQHFWALLLTRGLVGVGEASYSTIAPTIIADLYVKERRTNMLSIFYFAIPVGSGLGYIVGSQVSNVAKDWHWALRVTPALGLLAVLLLVLVVQEPKRGAVEARPEHHLHKGSWVNDLRALARNRSFVLSTLGFTAVAFVTGSLALWAPTFLLRAAVFAGERAPCMEAHCSSSESLIFGAITCVTGVLGVAGGVQASRQLRSRTPRADPLVCAAGLLLSAPFLYLAIVLAQASTVATYVFIFLGEMFLSMNWAIVADILLYVVVPTRRSTAEALQIVVSHLLGDAGSPYLIGVVSDSVRGGRDSFLWRFRSLQLSLLLCAFVSVGGGAFFLATALFIENDRLHAENFSPADDQPIPVPKSGRSTRVPVSSVLI; this is translated from the exons ATGTCTGCTGACGAGCCCTCCTCAGACGCGGCACCATTTCTTTCCGATGACAGCGAGGTGGAGGCAGAAGAGGAGGCTCAGCGGGCGGGTGCCCCTGAGGAAGTGGAGCCGAGCAGTGGCGTGGCCCCTGTGCGTGCCTTGTTGACAGTCTTTATCTTGTGTTTCGTCAACCTGCTCAACTACATGGATAGGTTCACCGTCGCAG GAGTTCTTCCCGACATCGAGAGTTATTTCGGAATCGATGACAGCAAATCGGGTCTCCTCCAGACGG TTTTCATTTGCAGCTACATGTTCCTGGCGCCGCTCTTCGGTTACCTTGGCGATCGCTACAACAGGAAGTTGATCATGAGCGGCGGTATCGCTTTCTGGTCCCTCGTCACGCTTGCCAGCTCGTACACGCCCAAGCAG CACTTCTGGGCGTTGCTGCTGACACGTGGGCTGGTGGGCGTGGGCGAGGCCAGCTACTCCACTATCGCGCCCACTATCATTGCCGACCTCTATGTCAAGGAGCGTCGCACCAACATGCTCTCCATCTTCTATTTTGCCATCCCCGTGGGCAG TGGGCTGGGTTACATTGTCGGCTCGCAAGTTAGCAACGTGGCCAAGGACTGGCACTGGGCTCTCAGG GTGACGCCAGCCTTAGGACTGTTGGCTGTTCTGCTTCTGGTCTTGGTGGTGCAAGAGCCCAAACGTGGCGCCGTGGAAGCCCGGCCTGAACATCACCTTCACAAAGGCAGCTGGGTCAATGACCTGCGAGCGCTCGCCAGGAA CCGGAGCTTCGTCCTGTCCACTCTGGGCTTCACGGCCGTGGCCTTCGTCACGGGCTCGCTGGCTCTGTGGGCGCCCACTTTCCTATTAAGGGCGGCCGTGTTTGCGGGCGAACGCGCCCCCTGCATGGAGGCTCACTGCTCATCTTCAGAAAG CCTGATTTTCGGCGCCATCACATGTGTGACTGGTGTGCTGGGAGTCGCAGGCGGCGTCCAGGCTAGTCGTCAACTCCGGAGCAGAACGCCACGTGCCGACCCACTGGTGTGCGCCGCCGGCCTGCTGCTCTCGGCGCCCTTCCTGTATCTCGCCATAGTTTTGGCGCAAGCCAGCACCGTTGCTACATAT GTTTTTATTTTCCTGGGCGAGATGTTTCTGTCCATGAACTGGGCCATCGTCGCCGACATCCTGTTG TACGTGGTGGTTCCCACGCGGCGCTCCACGGCCGAAGCGCTGCAGATCGTGGTTTCGCATCTGCTAGGAGATGCCGGAAGTCCTTATCTCATCGGGGTG GTGTCTGACTCCGTGAGGGGAGGGAGAGACTCGTTCTTGTGGCGTTTTCGCTCACTTCAGCTTTCGCTGCTGCTCTGCGCCTTCGTGTCCGTCGGGGGCGGAGCTTTCTTCCTGGCCACAGCCCTCTTCATCGAAAACGACCGACTTCACGCCGAGAACTTCTCACCGGCGG